The following is a genomic window from Mya arenaria isolate MELC-2E11 chromosome 4, ASM2691426v1.
AATGCTGCTTCATTTACCACGATGTAAACAAAGAGTTGCATAATGATTTTGCAAGAATAGATACAGTAATGATGGATAAATTTCTCGTAAACAAGAGGAAATTGGAGAGTGCCGATGATTTCGATGAAAATCATCACACAAAAAAGTACAAACAGGAAGCAAATGACTATGAGGCGCTGTCCATTAAAACTTTGATCATCAGACCATTAAAATGGCGTGACTTAAGGGCTGAAAACTTGGATTGTGACTATGGCATATTGTTTAGCAAAGTCAATGCAGACCGTATTCTTTGCCAATGCGAACGTATGTTGAATTATAATGAAGGGCAGCTGgcaaaagttaaaatatttggcaaatggcACGACATTCCAAGAAAGCAGGTACGTTCCCATCTTCCCATGGTTTTAAAGTGTATCATGCTGTAAAAAAACGTCACTGTCAACACTGTCTCTCAGCTTTTGGCGTATGGGGTCGGTCCTTTCATGCGGGGAAATTTGCCACACAAAGCTACACGGTATTTCGAATTTATAAACACTATTACGTGAAATTGAATTGACACATGTCATATACAGTAGAGAATCACATACAGTTAGTTGAAGCTTGATAGTAGTGACAGCATACTGCAGGCAAAAAGtacataattttacatgtatCTTGGCtatatctgggaccaataacaaatttCATCCTACTCCCCGGCTAAATTTTGtccaattttgaaatgaatattaattgTTCATGCTAGGACAACCCAACGCGGTATTTTGATCTATATACATCTTTGGAGAAGCTATTCGCTTTTAAATAACGTGGACGGTACGGAAACTCTTATTCTTTTTACAGTATCGATGCAGGGCCACGTGTGTGGCAATATCGCACCGTTTGGACTATTTGTATTCACAAGTGAGGGAGGGTCCCAAGTGAAAACTTTAAAAGCAGGTTAAAGCAAAGTGCATATTATGTGGTATTATATCAGTGCTTTGAAGGTGGTGGATGTGACAAGGCTCTTTGGGAGGCGGTTTCCTAGAACAATCGTGTCACTCCTTAAGTACTGAATGATGTCCTGCAATAGCGGGTCATGTATCTCACCAAGAGACCTTTAAATGACATTCCCTGTGGGTGTTAGCCTTGGCTAGGTACAGCGATTAGGTTGTTAACTACCATATAGAGCATGACCGCTTTAGCCTAGTCCCTCTCCGCTGCTGTAGGCTCTCCCAATCTAGTATTTTGAGCATTGCGGAGACGCTGCTTTTACTTGAGCAATTTCCAAAGACGAATCTGGCAGTTCTGCGTTGCACCGCATCAACTTTGTTGATGTTGGTTTGTGTGTAGCGGTCCCAGATAGTGACAGCATATTCGACTTGGGACCTGATGAAGGTCTTGTAGCAGGCCTCTTTAGTGGCTCATGGGCATGATAATAAGTTTGGGCTAAGGAAGGTTGTAATGTCTTTTGCGTTTTTGGTTCTCATATCGATATGTACATTCAAGGACAGGTTGACTGGAGAGTAGTTAACGTCTCACGTACATGTATTGTGAAGTAGGGAGATATGAGCAAACAATCAAACTACAGACCATTTTCCCTTACTGTGCGTCCCAACTGAACATGACAATCAACAACCTCCAAACAAGCCTCGTCAGCTCTCAACAGGTAGACGCCATCTTGTTTGGCCTGTGGAAAGTGTTCGACAAGGCGTCCCACAAGCGCCTTGCACTGAAGCTAAACCACTATGGTGTGCGAGGGAAGTTATTGGATTTGATCAACAGCTTTCTAGGTTACCGAAGCCAGTAAGTCACCCTGAATAAGAAATTTTCAAGGTCTGTACATGTAACATCAGGTGTCCGTCCCCAAGGAACCTTTATCTCCTGTTCTTATATTAATGTATATCAATGACCTGCCTCAGTGTGTTCAGTCTTCCACTAGACTGTTTGACGATGATGTATAGGATCATCAAGACCGCTGCAGATGTTCAGGCCCTACAGGACGACCTTAAGACACTACAGGATTGGGAAAAGAAGTGGCTAATGGGATTCAACCCTGACAAGAGTGCGGACCCCCGTATCTCTAACAAGCGGAAGTACATAACTGCCGAATCCATGTATATAGCTAATCtaagaaatcaaaatattttggagCTGTCCTCACTAACAACCTGTCATCTCGATATTCTTGTCTCTGCATCATTTGCAGGCATGCTTATAAATCTGTTAATGTGCCTGCATAATGCGTCTGTTAGCCTATCTATGGCACGCCCCACAGATGGGTGGGAAATTCCATGTATTTCAGCAATTAATAAATGGTGAGCTTCCGTGGCGAAAATATAAGGGTAACAAGCACAGAGAGCAGATGTAGCGGCAAGTTTCGTCTTGTTGGAGCATCAAgttcattgaaaacaacacCCACTATCATGACGATTGTTTCTGGATAAAAACGGTATCTCTCCCGAACTTCCACTCTTGACAAACTCTCCAACGGGTTGGCCCTGTCCTTGAGTACTCTGGGAATCCGCTGTTGCCCATACATTGCGATTCTCTGCAAACGCTGGAATCGATCTACATAGTTGTCGGCCATTTTTTTAGTTTGAGACAAAAATTGAGAGTGCTACAAGGCTGTCTCAAATGTTGGACTTTGATTTCTTGAATTTGAGAGTGAGGTATTTTGTGAACATTGAAATGAGTTTCGGGAATCGAGAGGGTATAGAGTCAGGCTCGGTGGCTTTGTTGGGGTTAAGACCATGAACCATTTACAGACCGACATTATACATCAGGGTAAGGGATTTCTGCGTGTTCAGGTAACGGTGTATTACCCTCATTGGCAAATACTAAATAATGACGAAAACTGCATGTTCAGTATTTCTTTCTTCATGGTCGCATCAACGTGATTTATACCATTTCTCTTTGTGGTGCGACACCGTGCTGTAACACTTTTTACTTTTCACAGAGGTGTAAAGCTTCTAGGTCTTGTCCCCTGACACCAGTTCGCTGATGTACTGGTTACGGTCCTTCTAGCATTCCTTCCCTGTGGCGAGTTGGATCTTTCTGTACTTTTCTCAATCTTGTCTTGTATCGGATCGTCGAGCTTTCTTGTATGCACGTTTCTTCATGTAAGTTGAACGGCGAATGGAGCGGTTACACTGCGGTTGGTTGTAGCGAGCTGAAGTCATCCTCGACGGGACAAACTTGCTTATAGCAGCAGTGCACTCCTTCTTGAATGTATTCCATAATGTGTTGATAGGCGTGGAAGTACAGAACTCTGCAGTGAACAGGGATGCAAAATTATGTATGTTTGATACCAATGCTTACTAAGTCAGCTGATTTCCAGAGATGAATAAGGTGGGGTTTAGGTTTAAGTCGGGGATCGAGGTGCGTGGCCCAGGGTTTGGGTGACTGTCATGGACAGTTTGGAGTAGAATTGATGGGTGGTACAGATGATGGTCATTAACAATGTGCTTTTGGTAGTACGAGCTGTTGCAAAAATGTGATTGGATCATAAGAGTTCGGCGCAAAAACACATTAGTAAATGATCCGTACAGACCTGAGAGGATTTTCAACATGCTCTCAATTATTTGATTACCGTCTGTCGGCTCAACCTGGCtgatatttttgtacattttagaCCGTTGACACACAATAGcctatttaaatataaacaacctAAACTCGCCTGTTCTCCAATATTTATGCGTTTTTGTTGTAtctatgtatattgtttgtcTATTTAGATTTGGCTTTTGGCCCTTGACAGTTGTAATAAATTAGTTATGCCtgttgggcttgtccctgtagtttccgctgctttattatgttatataaacaGTTTGTATTATCGTGCAGGTTGCGCATGGTGACCCGGGATTGTCATACACGTTTTCAAACAACACGGTGCCCGCCCGGCCATGGACACCATTCCTCGATGACATCAGGGATGCCGTCTCAGATGTCACCGGTCACTCCTTCAACTTTGTTCTCATCAACAGGTTAATTTGTCTTTCGTAAAAAATACCGCATTTATTATTTTCtcgttttcattttaaaacatttgtaaatattgtttttgtgcaGCCATTTAGCTGTAACTACATGCATATCAAATAGAGCGTAACTTCCGACTTCTGTAAACTAAAAATTGCCAGTCACATTGACaagtacaaatgtaaataattataattattttaccatttcactttgcatttattgtatattaaaaatgGTGTTAATTTGCATGCTGAAAACAAGTGAAAATGACTTCAGATATAAGAACGGTTGCGATCACATGGGGGAACACCGCGATGACGAGAAAGACCTCGTGCACGGGTACCCAATAGCGTCCCTGTCGTTAGGACAACCTCGCGATTTCATCTTTAAGCACGCGGATTCCCGCGGCAAGAAAGCTAAACGCAGTATAGAACCCTTGAAACTCCTGCTGGAGCACGGGAGCCTGTTGTTGATGAAACACCCGACAAACACATACTGGTACCACGCTTTGCCTCAGCGGAAGCGTCTCTTAGGTGTGAGGATTAACATGACGTTTAGGCAGATGGTTCCAGCGTCCAATAGCGGAAATAAGACTACAAAGCCTAAAGCAGAACTTCCTTAACGTTCAATCTATGCTTTTATCCTGCAATTTTCCTGTTGAATGGGACTTCGAAGAATCGTTTGAACTTGTCTTTGAAATACAAACTTGTTTTGTGAACTCTTTGAGCGTATCATCTCATTTTCAGACAAATACTTTAGATTTAGAACTTATGCCAATCGGAGCCAAACTTTGTCTTGAAGTTATATTTTCAGCTTGAGTAAGACCAGTTTAAGTAagctacatgtatttatgcatTAATGCCTGCTACATTCACAGTCGTTTGGTGGGAATGAAGTCCTGCTTCGGTGTCATATAACCTGTAAAAATAATGACTCTTTCCAGATTTCAGATTACACTTTGATatatctgaaaaataattactttctggttaaatgtcactaaattatTTACAGTTCGTATGAAACCAAAGCATgagttcattcccatcaaaCAACTGTGGCTACATTCTGAGCGCATGACGGGTGTaactacatgtagttatatTCGTTATTATAAAACCTGCCATCCATGTAATGAACATACAAGTCTGTCCAGAatgatgtatttgtttttcactTTCTAAAGATGATCGTTTGTTTTAGCGCCAGCGGGTCAATTGCACTCAAATCCTGGGTTACTAGACGACACATGAGCGTTCTTATCATGTCCCggagtttttattaaaatgagaATAATCTGATAAAGCCAACATGTATCTAGATAAGCATTTGCACACTGTGAACACAAGGATGAGATTGGTGAAATTGGTTCTTTTTAGTGTTGTCATcggtatgtttatgtttatacatatgatcattatttatcaatttcattttggtattttaatcaTGTCATTTTGTGTGCCTTCAGTTTGATTAAGCAAATTATTcccaatatatatacaaatgtgttagtgcgtgtacgtgtgtgtgAGATACTGTTTGCTCGgtttaacatttcaaaacaccTCCGACCCCAGAGTATTTTACAAACCTACGTGCAGCAGTGGTTCCATTTAACTGGTCAATATTTGCTGATTGTCTATATCAGTTCCCTTGTTGTACTCCATACCATCCGCAGTATGGCAAAACATTCATTAAGAAGGCCAATAAGCTATACAGTAAGCACTATCTTTAATACCGGACAGGCCTGACGACGGCTGGAAAAGAAGAGGAAGTAAACGCGGCTCTAGATCACGTAAACGGCACGTACCAACATCATCTATGTGACGAGATTAAGAAATTGCACTGCGACCATCTCGCCCACCATATTGAAGTGCACGTGGACGGGGCGGTGTGCGGCACGGATGGAGTCACTTACAGCAGTCAGTGGGTGATACACAACTTTATGTATTGCTTTGACACCAAGAATAATTTGTATTTACCCAAATATAAcaacacgtacatgtacacatgtgggcgtttaaacttatttattcttttttatatttattcagttgCGAATTCGCGAAGAGCCGATGTTACTACATACTAAATCATAACAACTACTATGCCCATAGCCACATCCAGATAGTGTCACTCAACGTCCACAACCTGGGCCCGTGTCCTGCCCGCACGACCGCTCCTCCCACACCAACCATCGTCGCGGCATCTACACAAGCTGCAAGGTGTCAAGATATTTTTCcgatcaatatattttaacaagacTATCGAGCCCATAACACATCGCACGCTGTCAGCCTGTTGTTCACGTATCTTATCttactaaatatatatgtctTACGCGTACATTAAGTTCAGTCATATATGCTTAACATGTCAAACAGATGGGGGAtcactttcaaataaatgtagtTTGTTTTTCCTTTAAGTTATCGTAGGTTTGCGGCGTTGGTGCAACAATTTCGAAGCGGGTGTTCAATTTTCCATGatggatattttgaaataagttttcACAAAGTTTAGCACATATTGACATCAAAGGCAACGCCACATCAAAAAGGTGCCGACATGCAAAGACATTTgacataaattatatcatttatattcattttgaacCCGCTTTACTAGCATGGTTGGACAAAATCTGTCCAGCAGTCCTCCGACGACGACGGTGTCGGCGACCGCACTTATGATGGCGGTGTTTTGTCTGAACAAAGCCACCATTCCTTGTAATTCCGGTCACATACAGCTTACATGTGGCTCCGATGGCAGACTTTATCCGAACCCGTGAGTTGTTATTCTGTTATATACAAGAGGAAACAATTACttagtattttgtttatttcacatggtctagtggtatacatgtacatgtatttacgtGCCTCCTCCTTGTCACACAAACTTCTAAGAGAT
Proteins encoded in this region:
- the LOC128232540 gene encoding DNA oxidative demethylase ALKBH2-like, whose amino-acid sequence is MMDKFLVNKRKLESADDFDENHHTKKYKQEANDYEALSIKTLIIRPLKWRDLRAENLDCDYGILFSKVNADRILCQCERMLNYNEGQLAKVKIFGKWHDIPRKQVAHGDPGLSYTFSNNTVPARPWTPFLDDIRDAVSDVTGHSFNFVLINRYKNGCDHMGEHRDDEKDLVHGYPIASLSLGQPRDFIFKHADSRGKKAKRSIEPLKLLLEHGSLLLMKHPTNTYWYHALPQRKRLLGVRINMTFRQMVPASNSGNKTTKPKAELP